The following are encoded together in the Kwoniella europaea PYCC6329 chromosome 1, complete sequence genome:
- a CDS encoding ribosomal protein S10, translated as MALPSARSALAAFSRPTISNAVASSSRYLTTTTTRLASPPATTSDDAETGLPVPFPKINKYLSFPRVTPRKPTHGVHVATLHLQSYHPYNLDLTTQFAVHSAHSLNIPTTLPAFLPRERSLYTVLKSPFVKKKAQENFERRTHKRAIKVYDSSKEAVDLWLRYLRQNGLPGVGMKAYVHEYVELGFGKKEQQESDNNQVLNEKKIQDAAQDLVKALSSEGEVQAIPVGKDAEQAVEEVVKEEKK; from the exons ATGGCTCTACCCTCTGCTCGCTCCGCCTTGGCAGCTTTTTCAAGACCTACCATCTCGAATGCTGTCGCATCATCTTCTCGGTACTTAAC TACAACCACAACGCGACTCGCTTCACCACCAGCGACAACATCAGACGATGCTGAAACAGGATTACCCGTACCATTCCCCAAAATCAACAAATACCTCTCATTCCCACGGGTGACCCCTCGCAAACCCACTCACGGTGTTCACGTAGCGACACTTCATCTCCAATCTTATCACCCTTACAACTTGGACCTCACCACACAGTTCGCCGTCCACTCGGCACATTCTCTGAATATCCCAACAACCCTACCCGCCTTTTTACCCAGAGAAAGGAGTTTATACACCGTATTGAAATCACCATTCGTCAAAAAGAAGGCCCAGGAAAACTTCGAGCGAAGGACGCACAAACGAGCTATCAAAGTATACGATTCGAGCAAAGAAGCGGTCGATCTATGGTTAAGATACCTACGTCAAAATGGTTTACCCGGCGTAGGGATGAAAGCTTATGTTCACGAATATGTCGAATTAGGTtttggaaagaaggagcAACAAGAGAGCGACAACAATCAAGTCctcaacgagaagaagatccaagATGCTGCTCAAGATCTGGTGAAAGCATTATCgagtgaaggtgaagtgCAAGCTATCCCAGTGGGAAAAGATGCTGAACAAGCTGTAGAGGAGGTGgtaaaagaggaaaagaaataG
- a CDS encoding YggS family pyridoxal phosphate enzyme, giving the protein MSTPISLDYTADRAEELRENIQSVQADIDQAVGSSGSKPRLVAISKIKPASDIKALYDAGYRHFGENYIQEMVDKAEVLPRDINWHFVGSLQSNKSKLAASVPNLYVLETLSSTKVADLLQKSLSSERTTKFNVYIQINTSSEDSKSGLPPLTSNADGGEVVDLAIHVIEKCPGLNLLGLMTIGSFEASHDASKPNPDFETLKSTRKELSRILQEKGIKDAPKEDELELSMGMSADFVQAVKEGSNSVRVGTRIFGERPKKVSKPA; this is encoded by the exons ATGTCCACGCCTATCTCACTCGATTACACTGCCGATCGAGCCGAAGAGTTAAGGGAGAATATACAGTCGGTGCAAGCGGACATCGATCAAGCTGTGGGATCAAGtggatcaaag CCCCGTCTGGTAGCTATCTCCAAAATCAAACCTGCTTCAGATATCAAGGCGTTGTACGATGCGGGGTATAGACATTTCGGCGAGAACTATATACAGGAGATGGTTGATAAGGCTGAGGTA CTACCTCGAGACATAAATTGGCACTTTGTCGGGTCGTTGCAGAGTAACAAATCGAAGCTTGCTGCTT CCGTACCAAACCTCTACGTTCTTGAGACCCTCTCGTCGACCAAGGTAGCCGATCTACTGCAAAAATCACTTTCTTCTGAACGTACGACCAAGTTCAACGTTTATATCCAGATCAACACATCGTCCGAAGACTCGAAATCCGGATTACCACCTCTTACGTCTAATGCAGATGGCGGAGAAGTAGTGGATCTGGCGATACACGTCATTGAAAAATGTCCAGGCTTGAATCTGCTAGGTCTGATGACGATAGGTTCCTTCGAAGCAAGCCACGATGCGTCAAAACCCAACCCGGATTTCGAAACGCTCAAATCGACACGAAAGGAATTATCGAGGATACTGCAAGAGAAAGGGATCAAGGATGCACCGAAAGAAGACGAGTTGGAGTTGAGTATGGGAATGAGTGCGGATTTTGTTCAAGCGGTCAAGGAGGGAAGTAACAGTGTACGAGTGGGGACTAGGATCTTTGGCGAAAGGCCGAAGAAGGTGTCTAAACCGGCGTAG
- a CDS encoding protein transporter SEC13: MSTAQASKPVPVETQHEDMIHDAQLDYYGKRLATCSSDKTIRIFNVVKGEAKGEPVILKGVFVWKEVGTGQGKGSGGELQDGWERIKEHTLHTASVNSIAWAPYDLGPILACASSDGKVSVLSFQNDGSTDVSIFPAHGTGANAISWAPSVVSNSPGRSSQGQSSISPQKRFVTAGSDNLIRIWGYDEDAKKWVEEEVIKGHEDWVRDVAWAPNIGLPGMYIASASQDRTVLIHTRPSPSSPWSSTPLLPSLPASQDPHFPDAVWRVSWSLAGNILAVSCGDGKVSLWKEGVGQGWECVSDFAS, translated from the exons ATG TCCACCGCACAGGCTTCCAAGCCCGTCCCAGTGGAGACCCAACATGAGGACATGATC CACGATGCACAACTCGACTACTATGGGAAACGACTCGCAACCTGTTCGTCCGATAAGACCATCCGTATCTTCAACGTGGTCAAAGGTGAAGCCAAGGGAGAGCCAGTGATATTAAAAGG AGTGTTCGTCTGGAAAGAAGTCGGGACAGGTCAAGGGAAGGGAAGTGGAGGGGAGCTTCaggatggatgggaaagaaTCAAAGAACATACCTTACACACTGCAAGCG TGAATTCCATCGCCTGGGCTCCTTATGATCTTGGACCCATCCTCGCGTGTGCATCGAGCGATGGTAAAGTTTCTGTACTGAGTTTCCAGA ACGACGGATCTACCGACGTCTCCATCTTCCCCGCTCATGGTACTGGTGCCAATGCTATCTCATGGGCTCCAAGCGTTGTATCTAACTCCCCCGGTCGATCATCTCAAGGccaatcttccatctccccTCAAAAGCGATTCGTAACTGCCGGTTCAGACAACCTGATTCGAATCTGGGGATATGACGAAGATGCGAAGAAatgggtagaagaggaagtcaTCAAAGGTCATGAAGACTGGGTTAGAGATGTCGCCTGGGCACCGAACATTGGCCTTCCAGGAATGTATATTGCGTCCGCATCTCAG GACCGCACCGTTCTCATACATACTCGACCCTCGCCATCCTCACCATGGTCATCAACACCATTGTTGCCCAGCTTACCGGCCTCACAAGATCCTCATTTCCCCGATGCTGTCTGGAGAGTCAGCTGGTCACTTGCAGGGAACATATTAGCGGTTAGCTGTGGTGACGGCAAAGTTAGTTTGTGGAAGGAAGGCGTTGGTCAAGGATGGGAATGCGTTTCTGACTTTGCGAGCTAA